In the genome of Crassaminicella thermophila, the window AAGATTCCAGAACATGAATTAGAGTTTGCAACCCCAGAAGATATTAAAGAATATACAAAAGCAGAAGTTGGATTTGCAGGACCGGTAGGACTTAAAAATGTAATGATAGTTGCAGATGAAGAGGTTCCTAAGCTTAAGAATTTGATTACAGGAGCTAATAAAACAGATTATCACATAGAAAATGTAAACTATGGAAGAGATTTCGAAGCAGATATTATAACTGATTTAAAATTAATCCAAGAAGGAGACAAATGTCCAAAATGCCAAGGGCCTGTTAAATTAGCAAGAGGTATTGAAGTTGGACAAATTTTCAAATTAGGAACAAAATATAGTGAAGTTTTTGGTGCTAAATATACAGATGAAAATGTAAAAGAACAGCCTATGGTGATGGGATGTTATGGTATAGGTGTTTCTAGAACTATGGCAGCTATTATTGAACAGCACCATGATGAAAATGGTATTATATGGCCGTTGGAAGTAGCACCTTATCACGTTATAATTTCTGTGGTAAATGTTAAAAATGAAGAACAAATGAAGCTAGGTGAAAAATTATATCAAGAGTTATTAAATGCAAATGTAGAAGTGTTGTTAGATGATCGTCCTGAAAGAGCAGGCGTTAAGTTTAAAGATGCAGATCTTATAGGAATTCCAATTAGAATTACAGTAGGAAAGAAAGCATCAGAAGGAATTGTGGAGTATAAGTTAAGAAGCGAAGAAGATAAACAAGAATTTATGTATGATAAAGCAGTTTCAAATGTATTAGAAATGTTGAAAAAAGCTGGTATAAAGTAAAATACATACCCTCTACAGAGGGTATTTGAGCTTGTTGATAAAGTTATATTTATATTGAAAAATAACGCTTATAAACAAAGCTTTATAGAAAACTAAGATTCATTCGCTTTTATTTTCCACTCATAAATTATATTTTATATACAATAAGATACCCTCTAAAGAGGGCATTTTCTTTTTAGAATATAAACAGAAGAAGAGGGTAAAATATGATACAAAATCAAATTTGTTGATAATAAAAGATTTTTTAGATATAATAAACTAATATAAAAAGTATATAAATTTAGGAGGAAGCAGTATGACGGTAAGGGTTCGATTTGCACCAAGTCCTACAGGATTTGTACATATAGGGAGTTTAAGAACGGCATTATATAATTATCTCTTTGCAAAGCAAAAAGGGGGTAAATATATACTAAGAGTAGAAGATACTGACCAAACAAGGTATGTTGAGGGTGCTATAGAAAATATGATTGAGGCTTTAAAATGGGCTGGTATTGAGCATGATGAAGGAGTTATGCTAGAAAACGGAAAACTAGTGCAAAAAGGAGAATATGGACCATATATACAGTCAGAAAGACTAGAAATATATCAAAAGTATATTAATCAATTGATTGAAAATGGACATGCTTATTATTGTTTCTGTTCGAAGGAAAGATTAGACGAAGTAAGAGAAGCCCAAAAAGAACGTGGAGAAACTGCAAGATATGATGGACATTGTAGAAATATTTCAATAGAGGAAGCAAAGAAAAGGATTGCAAATGGAGAAGAGCATGTAGTAAGATTAAAGTTGCCTGAAAATCATGATATAGCTTTTCATGATGTTATTAGAGGAAATGTAGTTGTTAATACGAATGATTTAGATGATCAAGTTTTAATAAAAACAGATGGATTCCCAACATATCATTTTGCAGTTGTAGTAGATGATCACCTAATGGGAATTACCCATGTAATTCGTGGAGAGGAATGGGTACCTTCTACTCCGAAGCATGTATATACTTATGAAGCCTTTGGTTGGGAAGCGCCGAAATTTGTACATCTTCCAAACATATTAAATAAAGATAGAAAAAAATTGAGCAAAAGACAGGGAGATGTTGCTGCAGAGGACTTTAAAAATAAAGGGTATCTTCCAGAAGGATTGATAAACTACTTAGCATTAGTAGGATGGAGCCCTGAAGACAATCAAGAGATTTTTTCTATGGAAGAATTAATAGAGAAATTTTCTTTAGAGAGAGTGTCAAAAAGTGGAGGAGTATTTGATACAGATAAATTAAATTGGATAAACAGTCATTATATAAAAGAAGCTCCTATTGATGAGATTACTGATTTAGCTATACCACATCTTGTGAAAGCAGGATATATTAAAGAAGATGAAAAGAAAGAAAAATATCAATGGTTAAAAGATATGGTAACTGTATTAAAAGATAGAATCTCTTACGTAGGAGAGATTACAGAAAAAGTAGATATTTTCTTTAAAACAGAAATAAAACCAGCAGATGAACAAGCAGAAGAAATATTAAAGTTAGACCATCTACCACATCTATTAGAAGTATTTGCAAAAAAGGTTGAAGAAGCTGAACAGATAGATGAAGAGTTTGGAAAAAAAGCATTTAAAAGTATTCAGAAAGAAACAGGGTATAAAGGGAAAAATCTTTTTATGCCAATTAGAGTAGCATTAACAGGAGAAGTACACGGACCAGATTTGCCACTTATGATGAAAGTTTTAGGGAAACAAAATATATTATCACGCATAGAATATGTAAAAAAACACTTATTAAGATAAATGCAGTGATTAGGAGAGTAGGTTTAAAAGAACTGACAGAGAAAAGCTATCGTAGGCTGAGAGTAGCTTAAGTATTTTTTAAACTGAAATGCACCTATGAGCAGTTGGCTGAAATATGAGTGAGTAGGTCAAACCGGTTAGCACCGTTACATGCAAAAAAGCTGAGGATATATCCTAAGCAGAGTGGAACCGCGGAAAACCTTCGTCTCTGTATGTGAGAAGAAGGTTTTTTTATTTGTTCAAAATTGAAAGGAGGATAGAATATGTTTAAGTTTATAAAAGAAATAAATGAAGAAATAGAAGCAATTTTAGAGAGAGATCCTGCTGCGAAAAGTAGATTAGAAGTGCTTTTGTGTTATCCGTGCATTCATAGTATTATTAGCCATAGGATTGCGCATACTTTGTATAAGAGAGGTTTTGTAGTGTTAGCTAGGTTTATATCCCAAGTAAGCAGATTTTTTACAGGGATAGAAATACATCCAGGAGCTAAAATAGGAAAGAGATTATTTATAGACCATGGGATGGGAGTAGTTATAGGAGAAACGACAGAAATAGGAGATAATGTAACTATCTATCAAGGGGCTACATTAGGAGGAACAGGAAAAGAAACAGGAAAAAGGCATCCTACAATAGGAAATAATGTGGTAATTAGTAGTGGTGCAAAGGTGTTAGGACCATTTAAAGTAGGAGATAATTCTAAGATAGGTTCAGGTTCTGTAGTATTAAAGGAAGTGCCGCCAAATTGTACTGTAGTGGGGGTACCGGGGCGCATTGTTATAAAAGATAATGTTAAGATTCAAAGTATGCATAAGCCTGAAATTGATTTAGATCAAATTCATTTACCTGATCCAATAATGCAAGAGCTTGAATGTCTAAGAAAAAGAATTGCTGATTTAGAGAAAAAAATAAAAGAGGGGGAAAAAAGGGATGAAAATATATAACACACTTACAAGGAAAAAAGAAGAATTTGTACCTATAAATCCAGATGAAGTAAAAATATATGCTTGCGGGCCAACGGTTTACAACTATTTTCATATTGGAAATGCAAGACCTTTTGTTGTATTTGATACATTAAGAAGATATTTAGAGTATAGAGGTTATAAGGTTAAATTTGTACAGAACTTTACAGATGTTGATGACAAAATTATTAATCGTGCAAATGAAGAAGGAATAACACCTAAAGAAGTTAGTGAAAAATATATAGAAGAATACTTCAAAGATGCAGGTGAAATTGGAGTAAAAAAGGCAGATGTTCATCCTAAGGTGACAGAAAATATGCAAGATATAATTAAGTTTATACAAAGGCTTATTGATAAAGGGTATGCATATGAAGCAGAGGGAGATGTATATTTTGATACCTCTAAATTTGAGGAATACGGAAAGTTATCAAAGCAAAGTATAGAAGATTTAGAAGCTGGAGCTAGAATTGAGATAAATGATATAAAAAGACATCCTATGGATTTTGCTCTTTGGAAAGCACAAAAGGTAGGAGAAATTGCATGGGATAGCCCATGGGGTAAAGGTAGACCAGGTTGGCATATTGAGTGCTCTGTTATGGCTATGAAGTATTTAGGAGAGACAATTGATATTCATGGAGGAGGGCAAGATTTGATTTTTCCTCACCATGAAAACGAAATTGCGCAGAGTGAGGCTTGTACAGGAAAACCATTTGCAAAATACTGGATGCATAATGGATATATAACTATCAATAACGAAAAAATGTCAAAGTCAAAGGGAAATTTCTTTACTGTAAGGGATATACTAAAAGATTTTGATGGTGAAGTTGTTCGCTTCTTCTTGTTATCTGCACAATATAGAAATCCAATTAACTTTAGCAGAGATCTTATGGAACAAGCGAAAAATGGATTAGAAAGATTATATAATGCAAAGAACAATCTAAAACACTTATTGGATAATGTTGCAGAAGGAAATATGAATGATGAAGAAAAAGAAAAATTTAAAGAGCTTGAAAAATACAAAGATAAGTTTATTAGTGCAATGGATGATGACCTAAATACTGCAGATGGGATTGCAGCAGTGTTTGAATTGGTAAAAACTATTAATTCTAGTGTAAATTCAAATGCTTCAAAAGAGTTTATTCAAAAAAGCTTGGATTTGTTTTTAGAGCTAACAAATGTACTAGGTCTTGTAACAAAGGAAGAAGAAGCATTGGATGAAGAAATTGAAAAGCTTGTTAAGATGAGGCAAGAAGCAAGAAAAAATAGAGATTTTGCATTAGCAGATAAAATAAGAGATGATTTAAAGGCAAGAGGGATTGTATTAGAGGATACGCCTCAAGGAACAAAATGGACTATCAAAAAATAAAGTAGTTGTCAGTCCCTAAATGAAAGGAGTTTTAGGGACGACAACCTTTTATTTTATTCATTTGAATAACTGAAAAATTTTGATATATTAACATGAATACGTTATAATTATATTCAAAATAGGGAGAAAGGTTGTGTAGCCATGGAAAATAAAACCTCATCAAATTTTATAAAAAATATTATTATAGATGACTTAAAAACTGGAAAACACAAAGAAATTATTACACGCTTTCCACCAGAGCCAAACGGTTATTTACATATCGGTCATGCAAAATCAATATGTCTAAACTTTGGTTTAGCAGATGAATTTAATGGAAAAACTAACCTGAGATTTGATGATACAAATCCATTAAAGGAAGATACAGAATACGTTGAATCTATAAAAGAAGATGTAAGATGGCTAGGTTTTGAGTGGGACGGACTTTTTTTTGCATCAGATTATTTTGAAGAAATGTATAATCGTGCAATACTACTAATAAAAAAAGGAAAAGCTTATGTATGTGACTTATCAGCAGAAGAAATAAGAGAATACCGTGGAACATTGACAGAGCCAGGGAAAGAGAGTCCTTATAGAAATAGAAGTGTAGAAGAGAATCTGGATTTATTTGAGCGAATGAAAAATGGCGAATTTAAAGATGGTGAAAAAGTATTAAGAGCAAAAATTGATATGTCATCTCCTAATTTAAATATGAGGGATCCAGTGCTTTATCGTATTGCTCATGCAAAACACCACAATACAGGGGATAAATGGTGTATATATCCTATGTATGATTTTGCACATCCAATAGAGGATGCTATTGAGGGAATTACACATTCTATTTGTACATTAGAATTTGAAGATCACCGTCCATTATATGATTGGGTAATAAAGGAATGTGAAATGGAATGTCAACCGCAGCAAATTGAATTTGCAAGACTAGATCTTACAAATACAGTTATGAGTAAAAGAAAATTAAAACAATTGGTAGATCAAAAGTATGTAGATGGATGGGATGATCCTCGTATGCCAACTATTTCAGGGTTAAGAAGAAGAGGATTTACACCAGAATCTATTAGAAATTTTGCAAGAGAAATTGGAGTTGCAAAAAATAATAGTACAGTAGATTATCAAATGCTTGAACATTTTATAAGAGAAGACTTAAAATTAAAAGCGTTAAGAACAATGGCTATTTTAAGGCCTCTTAAGGTAGTGATTACAAATTATCCAGAGGATAAAGTTGAGATGTTAAATGCAGAAAATAATCCAGAAAATCCAGAAATGGGAACAAGACAAATTTCATTCTCAAGAGAAATATATATTGAGCAGGAAGATTTTATGGAAAATCCACCTAAAAAATATTTTAGATTATTCCCTGGAAATGAAGTAAGATTAAAGCATGCATATTTTATTAAGTGTAATGAAGTTATTAAGGATGAAAATGGAAACGTAATAGAAATTCATTGTACTTATGATCCAGAAACAAAGAGTGGAACTGGTTTTACAGGAAGAAAAGTAAAAGGTACCCTACACTGGGTAGATGCAAAAAATGCTGTACCTGCAGAGTTTAGACTATATGAGCCATTGATTTTAGATAAAGACCAAGAGGAAGAAAAATCATTTTTAGATTGTATAAATCCAAATTCATTAGAAATATTACAAGGTTTTATTGAACCAAATATGAAGAGTGCAAAACCTCAAGAAAAATTCCAATTCTTTAGACATGGATATTTTAATGTAGATCCTAAATATTCTACAGAAGAAAAATTAGTGTTTAACAGAATTGTATCCTTAAAGAGTTCTTTTAAAATGAATAAATAAAAATAATTATCATCGATTTGCGGTAGAAAAAGCAGATCGATGATTTTTTTTGTCAAGGGATGAAATGTCTATTTTGCAACGATATAGAACGAAAGCACTTTTCTGTTCTAGAAAATTATAGTATGATTGAGTATAGGGCAAATTATAATATATGAAATATAAAAATAAGGTAGGGTTTTAAATGGAAAAAAACTTTGTTGAATATATGGATTTAGAAATAAAAAGTGAAGAAAATATTCGGTTTGTCTCTCCTTTGGTGCTTGCGTATATTGGAGATGCAGTTTATGAAGTATATATTCGAGAGTACATTCTCCATAAATATGGAGGGAATGTAAATAAGCTACATAAAATTGCTACTAAGTTTGTAAAAGCATCAGCCCAAGCGAAAATTGTACATATGCTTGAAAAAGAACTTAATAAAGAGGAATGGGCAATTATCAAAAAAGGAAGAAATCAAAAATCAGGCTCTGTTCCTAAAAATGCAAATCTTACGGATTACAAATATGCCACAGGATTTGAAGCACTTATTGGATATTTGTATCTATTAGGAAATAAAAAACGTATAAAAGAGATCATAAAAAAAGGAATTCAGGTTATAGAAGAGGTTGAGCAAGGAGGGGTGTAGGTGACAAAAAGAGAAAAGAATATGTTATATATTATAATACTTTTATTTATTGTACTTATAACGAAGTCTTTATTCTTAGACGAGATAGAAGTTAAAGGGGATGCATTAAAGTTTAAACAATTTGTAGAAAAATCAGTAGATGAAGAAAAAAAGTATAATGGTTTGTTAAAAAAATGGGGACTTGTTAGCTATAAGGTAGTTGATGTTAAGAAAACAAAGAAAGATGGATTTTCTACGATACTTTATTGTGGTGAAGATGGGAAAACGTGTAAAGAAATAAAAATAGCTGGAGAGTACCAAGGGAAGGTAAGAGGATATTTTTTATATTTGTTTCCTTATAAGGAATTTAAAGTAAAGAGTAATTGGAAGAAATAATGAGGAAAAAACAGGAGGAAAAAGAATGAAAGTAAAATTGATTCAATATACACCTGAGCCAGAAAAGGTGATAGCAGCTGCTGCAAAGCTCTGTTATTCAAGGGTTGGTGTAGATGAGATTATGGAAGATTTATCTGGAGAAAAAACTGAAAAGTTTTTGGATATGCTTATGAGTTTAGGACATGAGTCTCCGATTGAGCATATAAGTTTTACATTTGCAGTAGAAGGAGTAAGTAGAGTACTTACACATCAGCTTGTAAGACATCGTATTGCTAGTTATTCACAGCAATCTCAAAGATACGTAAAGCTTGATCAATTTGAATATATTATACCACCTAGCATTGAAGTTATTCCAGAAGCAAAGGATATGTTTCTAAAAGCTATGAATGAAGATCAGGAAAAATATAATGCTTTGGTAAATATTTTGCAAAAGAAGCATTATGATCGATTAATAAAAGAAGGGAAAAGTGAAAAACAAGCAAAAAGAATATCTGAAAAAATGGCAATTGAAGATAGTCGATATGTTTTTCCAAACGCTTGTGAGACAAAAATTGTTTTTACCATGAATGCAAGAACTCTTTTAAACTTTTTTAATCATCGATGCTGTCAAAGGGCTCAATGGGAAATTAGGGATATGGCTACAAAAATGCTAAAAATAGTAAAAGAAGTAGCGCCTGTCATTTTTAAAAATGCAGGACCAAAGTGTTTGGTAGGGCCATGTCCAGAAGGAGATATGACTTGTGGTAAAATGAGAGAGATAAGGGAAGCTTTCTTACAGCCTATTACCCATAAAATATAAAATATTGGGAATTATAAAGAAAAAGTGATAAAGAGGTGCAAATATGAATGTAGATAAAATTGAAGGAAGAAATCCTGTTATTGAAGCTTTAAGAGCAAATAGAGAAATAGATAAAATTATGATTGCAAAAGGGGCAGAAGGTTCTGTTAAAAAAATTATTGGTATGGCGAAAGATAAGGGTATTTCAATTCAATATGTGCAAAAACAAAAGTTAGATAATATTTCTCAGTCTCATGCACATCAAGGTGTGATTGCTTTTGTTGCAGCACATAATTATGTAGAAGTTGAAGATATTCTTAAAAAAGCAGAAGAAAAAGGAGAGGATCCTTTTATTATTATACTAGATGAAATTACGGATCCACATAACTTAGGATCTATTATGAGAACAGCAGATGCTGCTGGTGCTCACGGTATTATTATCCCTAAAAGAAGAGCTGTTGGACTTACAAGTATTGTTGCAAAAACTTCAGCTGGTGCAATAGAATATGTTCCTGTTGCTAAAGTATCTAATATTGCTCAAACAATAGATATGCTAAAATCACAAGGGGTTTGGGTAATTGGTGCAGATATGTCAGGAGAAAAAAAGCATTATGAAGAAAATATGAAGGGTAAAATTGCTTTAGTAATTGGAAGTGAAGGAAAAGGAATTGGGAGACTTATAAAAGAAAAATGTGATTTTTTAGTAAATATACCTATGAAGGGAGAGGTAAGTTCTTTAAATGCTTCTGTTGCAGCATCTATTCTTATGTATGAAGTGGTGCGGCAAAGAGAGGGAATAGAATAGGGTGATAAAATTTGAGACAGTTTTTGTTGGTAGACGGATATAATGTAATCAATGCATGGTCAGAGTTAAAAGAAATAGCAAAGATTAATTTGGAAGAAGCAAGAGATCGTTTGATTCAAGAAATGGTAGATTATAAGCATTATACAGGATATGCTGTGATTGTTGTATTTGATGCACATTATGTAAAAGGAAATGATTTGAGGAAGTTTTCTATAAAAGGAGTAGAGGTCATCTTTACAAAAGAGCATCAAACAGCAGATTCTTATATTGAAAAAATGGTAGAAGAATTAACGAAGGATAGGAGAAATTTTGTAACTGTTGCTACCTCTGATTGGGCAGAACAACAAGTTGTATTAGGAAGTGGGGGTACAAGGATTTCTGCAAGAGAGTTAAAGCTTGAATTAGAAAGAATTATGAAAAAAATTCATAAAAAAACAGAAGCATCAAAACAAATAAGATCGACTCTTAGGGATCGAATTGACAAGCAAATTGTCGAAAAGCTTGAAAAATGGCGCAGAAACCAATGAATTTCTTGACGAGATGATGTAGGTTACGTTATAATAAGTATACAATTTTGTGCTGATTACGATTGTTGACGTTTTGTACATATTTGGGGTTTGGTAAAAAGATTTGGCACAAAATCAGAAAAGTGCTGGAGGAGATTTTTGTGGGAATAAGTAGGGCACAGGAAGATATGAACGAAAATTTAGATTTGATGGTTGATGAAGATGTTGTTGAGGATGCTAGAAATGGAAATACGAAAGCACTAGAATATTTGATTAAAAAGTATAAAAATTTTGTTAAAGCAAAAGCTAGGTCTTATTTTTTAATTGGTGCTGATAGAGAAGATATAATTCAAGAAGGGATGAT includes:
- the cysE gene encoding serine O-acetyltransferase → MFKFIKEINEEIEAILERDPAAKSRLEVLLCYPCIHSIISHRIAHTLYKRGFVVLARFISQVSRFFTGIEIHPGAKIGKRLFIDHGMGVVIGETTEIGDNVTIYQGATLGGTGKETGKRHPTIGNNVVISSGAKVLGPFKVGDNSKIGSGSVVLKEVPPNCTVVGVPGRIVIKDNVKIQSMHKPEIDLDQIHLPDPIMQELECLRKRIADLEKKIKEGEKRDENI
- the gltX gene encoding glutamate--tRNA ligase; amino-acid sequence: MTVRVRFAPSPTGFVHIGSLRTALYNYLFAKQKGGKYILRVEDTDQTRYVEGAIENMIEALKWAGIEHDEGVMLENGKLVQKGEYGPYIQSERLEIYQKYINQLIENGHAYYCFCSKERLDEVREAQKERGETARYDGHCRNISIEEAKKRIANGEEHVVRLKLPENHDIAFHDVIRGNVVVNTNDLDDQVLIKTDGFPTYHFAVVVDDHLMGITHVIRGEEWVPSTPKHVYTYEAFGWEAPKFVHLPNILNKDRKKLSKRQGDVAAEDFKNKGYLPEGLINYLALVGWSPEDNQEIFSMEELIEKFSLERVSKSGGVFDTDKLNWINSHYIKEAPIDEITDLAIPHLVKAGYIKEDEKKEKYQWLKDMVTVLKDRISYVGEITEKVDIFFKTEIKPADEQAEEILKLDHLPHLLEVFAKKVEEAEQIDEEFGKKAFKSIQKETGYKGKNLFMPIRVALTGEVHGPDLPLMMKVLGKQNILSRIEYVKKHLLR
- a CDS encoding NYN domain-containing protein is translated as MRQFLLVDGYNVINAWSELKEIAKINLEEARDRLIQEMVDYKHYTGYAVIVVFDAHYVKGNDLRKFSIKGVEVIFTKEHQTADSYIEKMVEELTKDRRNFVTVATSDWAEQQVVLGSGGTRISARELKLELERIMKKIHKKTEASKQIRSTLRDRIDKQIVEKLEKWRRNQ
- the rlmB gene encoding 23S rRNA (guanosine(2251)-2'-O)-methyltransferase RlmB, which gives rise to MNVDKIEGRNPVIEALRANREIDKIMIAKGAEGSVKKIIGMAKDKGISIQYVQKQKLDNISQSHAHQGVIAFVAAHNYVEVEDILKKAEEKGEDPFIIILDEITDPHNLGSIMRTADAAGAHGIIIPKRRAVGLTSIVAKTSAGAIEYVPVAKVSNIAQTIDMLKSQGVWVIGADMSGEKKHYEENMKGKIALVIGSEGKGIGRLIKEKCDFLVNIPMKGEVSSLNASVAASILMYEVVRQREGIE
- a CDS encoding Mini-ribonuclease 3, with amino-acid sequence MEKNFVEYMDLEIKSEENIRFVSPLVLAYIGDAVYEVYIREYILHKYGGNVNKLHKIATKFVKASAQAKIVHMLEKELNKEEWAIIKKGRNQKSGSVPKNANLTDYKYATGFEALIGYLYLLGNKKRIKEIIKKGIQVIEEVEQGGV
- the thyX gene encoding FAD-dependent thymidylate synthase encodes the protein MKVKLIQYTPEPEKVIAAAAKLCYSRVGVDEIMEDLSGEKTEKFLDMLMSLGHESPIEHISFTFAVEGVSRVLTHQLVRHRIASYSQQSQRYVKLDQFEYIIPPSIEVIPEAKDMFLKAMNEDQEKYNALVNILQKKHYDRLIKEGKSEKQAKRISEKMAIEDSRYVFPNACETKIVFTMNARTLLNFFNHRCCQRAQWEIRDMATKMLKIVKEVAPVIFKNAGPKCLVGPCPEGDMTCGKMREIREAFLQPITHKI
- a CDS encoding glutamine--tRNA ligase/YqeY domain fusion protein → MENKTSSNFIKNIIIDDLKTGKHKEIITRFPPEPNGYLHIGHAKSICLNFGLADEFNGKTNLRFDDTNPLKEDTEYVESIKEDVRWLGFEWDGLFFASDYFEEMYNRAILLIKKGKAYVCDLSAEEIREYRGTLTEPGKESPYRNRSVEENLDLFERMKNGEFKDGEKVLRAKIDMSSPNLNMRDPVLYRIAHAKHHNTGDKWCIYPMYDFAHPIEDAIEGITHSICTLEFEDHRPLYDWVIKECEMECQPQQIEFARLDLTNTVMSKRKLKQLVDQKYVDGWDDPRMPTISGLRRRGFTPESIRNFAREIGVAKNNSTVDYQMLEHFIREDLKLKALRTMAILRPLKVVITNYPEDKVEMLNAENNPENPEMGTRQISFSREIYIEQEDFMENPPKKYFRLFPGNEVRLKHAYFIKCNEVIKDENGNVIEIHCTYDPETKSGTGFTGRKVKGTLHWVDAKNAVPAEFRLYEPLILDKDQEEEKSFLDCINPNSLEILQGFIEPNMKSAKPQEKFQFFRHGYFNVDPKYSTEEKLVFNRIVSLKSSFKMNK
- the cysS gene encoding cysteine--tRNA ligase — its product is MKIYNTLTRKKEEFVPINPDEVKIYACGPTVYNYFHIGNARPFVVFDTLRRYLEYRGYKVKFVQNFTDVDDKIINRANEEGITPKEVSEKYIEEYFKDAGEIGVKKADVHPKVTENMQDIIKFIQRLIDKGYAYEAEGDVYFDTSKFEEYGKLSKQSIEDLEAGARIEINDIKRHPMDFALWKAQKVGEIAWDSPWGKGRPGWHIECSVMAMKYLGETIDIHGGGQDLIFPHHENEIAQSEACTGKPFAKYWMHNGYITINNEKMSKSKGNFFTVRDILKDFDGEVVRFFLLSAQYRNPINFSRDLMEQAKNGLERLYNAKNNLKHLLDNVAEGNMNDEEKEKFKELEKYKDKFISAMDDDLNTADGIAAVFELVKTINSSVNSNASKEFIQKSLDLFLELTNVLGLVTKEEEALDEEIEKLVKMRQEARKNRDFALADKIRDDLKARGIVLEDTPQGTKWTIKK